The Pelagibacterium halotolerans B2 genome has a segment encoding these proteins:
- a CDS encoding CoA-acylating methylmalonate-semialdehyde dehydrogenase: MQIIENAIGGKRVASSSTRKSAVYNPATGEQIAQLPLSTNAEIDEAVASAKAAQPAWGATPPLKRARVMFRFKELLDRHAADLAREISREHGKTHDDALGEVQRGIECVEYACGIPELLKGTFTRNVGPAIDAYADRQPLGVVAGITPFNFPAMVPMWMYPSAIACGNTFILKPSERDPSAPMLAWNLFMEAGLPEGVLNIVHGDKEAVDHILDHPDIKAVSFVGSTPIAEYVYQRGTKAGKRVQALGGAKNHMVILPDADLDQAADALMGAGYGSAGERCMAISVAVPVGEKTADALIERLKPRVESLKIGPATDKDAEMGPLVTAMHRDKVLGYIDKGVEEGAELVIDGRGFKLQGYEDGYYVGGTLFDRVTPDMTIYKEEIFGPVLSVVRAPDYGDAVRMINEHEYGNGVAIFTRDGDAARDFADRIEVGMVGVNVPIPVPVAYHSFGGWKRSLFGDHSIYGPEGVHFYTRLKTVTTRWPAGIKSGAQFTFPTL; the protein is encoded by the coding sequence ATGCAGATCATCGAAAACGCCATAGGCGGCAAACGTGTCGCGTCGTCCTCGACGCGCAAATCGGCCGTTTATAATCCGGCGACCGGCGAGCAGATTGCGCAGTTGCCGCTTTCGACAAATGCCGAGATCGATGAGGCTGTGGCATCGGCCAAGGCCGCCCAGCCCGCCTGGGGCGCCACACCGCCGCTCAAGCGGGCGCGGGTGATGTTTCGGTTCAAGGAACTGCTCGACCGGCACGCCGCCGATCTGGCGCGGGAAATCTCGCGCGAGCACGGTAAGACCCATGACGACGCTTTGGGCGAAGTGCAGCGCGGCATCGAGTGCGTGGAATATGCCTGCGGCATCCCCGAGCTTTTGAAGGGGACCTTCACCCGCAATGTCGGCCCTGCCATCGATGCCTATGCCGACCGTCAGCCGCTGGGCGTCGTTGCGGGGATCACCCCGTTCAACTTTCCGGCCATGGTGCCGATGTGGATGTATCCTTCGGCCATTGCCTGCGGCAATACCTTCATACTGAAGCCCTCCGAGCGCGATCCGTCGGCGCCGATGCTGGCCTGGAATTTGTTCATGGAGGCCGGGCTGCCCGAGGGCGTGCTCAATATCGTTCACGGCGACAAGGAAGCCGTCGATCACATTTTAGACCATCCCGACATCAAGGCGGTGAGCTTTGTGGGTTCCACGCCAATCGCCGAATATGTCTATCAACGTGGCACGAAAGCCGGAAAGCGCGTTCAGGCGCTGGGCGGCGCGAAAAACCACATGGTGATCCTCCCCGATGCGGATCTGGACCAGGCAGCCGACGCTTTAATGGGTGCCGGGTACGGATCCGCTGGGGAGCGCTGCATGGCGATTTCGGTGGCCGTGCCGGTGGGCGAAAAGACAGCCGATGCGCTGATCGAAAGGCTCAAGCCGCGCGTCGAGAGCCTGAAAATCGGCCCGGCGACCGACAAGGACGCCGAGATGGGTCCTCTTGTGACAGCCATGCACCGCGACAAGGTGCTGGGCTATATCGACAAAGGTGTCGAAGAGGGCGCCGAACTGGTCATCGATGGACGCGGGTTCAAGCTGCAGGGCTATGAGGACGGGTATTATGTCGGCGGTACGCTGTTCGACCGCGTGACGCCGGACATGACCATCTACAAGGAGGAGATTTTCGGCCCGGTCCTCTCCGTCGTCCGCGCGCCCGATTACGGCGATGCGGTCAGGATGATCAACGAACACGAATACGGAAACGGCGTTGCGATCTTCACCCGCGACGGCGACGCGGCGCGCGATTTCGCCGACCGCATCGAGGTCGGCATGGTTGGCGTCAACGTCCCTATTCCCGTCCCGGTGGCCTATCATTCCTTCGGCGGCTGGAAGCGGTCCCTGTTTGGGGATCACTCGATTTACGGTCCCGAGGGCGTACATTTTTATACGCGGCTCAAGACTGTCACGACGCGCTGGCCGGCCGGCATCAAGTCGGGCGCGCAATTTACATTTCCAACCCTCTGA